In Brassica rapa cultivar Chiifu-401-42 chromosome A06, CAAS_Brap_v3.01, whole genome shotgun sequence, a single window of DNA contains:
- the LOC103874822 gene encoding transcription factor MYB86, protein MGRHSCCYKQKLRKGLWSPEEDEKLLNYITRHGHGCWSSVPKLAGLQRCGKSCRLRWINYLRPDLKRGAFSQEEESLIIELHAALGNRWSQIATRLPGRTDNEIKNFWNSCLKKKLRRKGIDPTTHKPIISELQHNVIDQKLTSLNTSEVVKSTASINNPHDQSMVVLSQPGPWWYPATATTTTANQNAEFCFSSSTTQTVSDQIVSLISSMSTSSSPTPMTSNFNPIPNNWELSYCNNTVPSHSNSIYSAFFGNHYKEATQIMNTNNNNILLDQHPHQDMKSWAPEILHYTEHNQSSETGFEAEVKPDIAKYYWRSVSSSPSPNESAATLLHDADVEFYGKNLQKPNIMAFDQRL, encoded by the exons ATGGGAAGACATTCTTGTTGTTATAAGCAAAAACTTAGAAAAGGCCTTTGGTCTCCTGAAGAAGATGAGAAACTTCTCAATTACATAACTAGACATGGTCATGGCTGTTGGAGTTCTGTCCCCAAACTCGCAG GTTTGCAGAGATGTGGAAAGAGTTGTAGGCTTAGGTGGATAAACTATTTGAGACCAGACTTAAAGAGAGGAGCTTTCTCACAAGAGGAAGAAAGCTTGATCATTGAGCTTCATGCTGCGTTAGGCAACAG ATGGTCTCAGATCGCAACTCGGTTACCAGGAAGAACAGACAACGAGATCAAAAACTTTTGGAACTCTTGTCTTAAGAAGAAGCTGAGAAGAAAAGGCATTGATCCAACAACACATAAACCCATAATAAGCGAACTTCAACATAACGTCATAGATCAGAAGCTGACGTCATTAAATACTTCGGAAGTAGTAAAGTCAACGGCTTCGATAAACAACCCGCATGATCAGTCGATGGTCGTCTTATCCCAACCAGGTCCCTGGTGGTACCCGGCGACCGCGACCACGACCACGGCTAATCAAAACGCTGAGTTTTGCTTCAGTTCGAGTACTACCCAAACGGTTTCAGACCAGATCGTATCTTTGATCTCATCAATGTCCACGTCATCATCTCCCACACCAATGACTTCAAACTTCAATCCTATTCCAAACAACTGGGAACTCAGCTACTGTAACAACACAGTTCCATCTCACAGCAACAGTATCTACAGTGCTTTCTTTGGTAATCATTACAAAGAAGCTACCCAAATCATgaatactaataataataatatattattagatCAGCATCCTCATCAAGACATGAAGTCATGGGCGCCAGAGATTCTTCATTACACAGAACATAACCAAAGCTCAGAAACTGGTTTTGAAGCAGAAGTGAAGCCAGACATTGCCAAATACTACTGGAGATCAGTATCATCATCGCCATCACCAAATGAAAGCGCTGCGACATTACTACATGATGCTGACGTGGAGTTTTACGGTAAAAATCTTCAAAAACCTAATATCATGGCGTTTGATCAGAGGCTTTAG